A single region of the Xiphias gladius isolate SHS-SW01 ecotype Sanya breed wild chromosome 17, ASM1685928v1, whole genome shotgun sequence genome encodes:
- the LOC120802319 gene encoding NEDD4 family-interacting protein 1-like isoform X1, with translation MDEPSARYQQLPNEEDPEERPQVATDAPPPYNSITVDNAAYFDYKEDGVFPKPPSYNVATTLPSYDEAERTKAETTVPLVTGRDEDFVTRDDFEDADQLRIGNDGIFMLTFFMAFLFNWIGFFLSFCLTTSAAGRYGAISGFGLSLIKWILIVRFSTYFPGYFDGQYWLWWVFLVLGFLLFIRGFINYARIRKMADTFSTLPRTRVLFIY, from the exons ATGGACGAACCGAGCGCCAGATATCAGCAG CTGCCCAACGAGGAGGACCCAGAAGAGAGACCACAGGTAGCAACTGACGCTCCACCCCCCTACAACAGCATCACAGTGGACAATGCTG CCTACTTTGACTACAAGGAAGATGGTGTTTTCCCCAAGCCTCCATCATACAACGTAGCAACGACATTACCTTCCTATGATGAAGCAGAAAGAACCAAAGCTGAAACTACTGTTCCCCTGGTAACCGGAAGA GATGAAGACTTTGTGACCAGGGACGATTTTGAAGATGCTGATCAGCTGAGGATAGGAAATGATGGCATCTTCATGCTCACTTTTTTCA TGGCATTCCTCTTCAACTGGATCggtttcttcctgtctttctgtctgaccACCTCCGCAGCCGGTCGCTACGGGGCCATCTCAGGCTTTGGCCTCTCCCTCATCAAATGGATCCTCATAGTCCGG TTCTCCACATACTTCCCTGGTTACTTTGATGGACAGTACTGGTTGTGGTGGGTGTTTCTGGTGTTGG gcTTTTTGCTCTTCATACGAGGATTCATCAACTACGCCAGAATCCGCAAGATGGCTGACACCTTCTCCACTCTGCCCCGCACCCGAGTCCTCTTCATCTACTGA
- the LOC120802319 gene encoding NEDD4 family-interacting protein 1-like isoform X2, protein MDEPSARYQQLPNEEDPEERPQVATDAPPPYNSITVDNAAYFDYKEDGVFPKPPSYNVATTLPSYDEAERTKAETTVPLDEDFVTRDDFEDADQLRIGNDGIFMLTFFMAFLFNWIGFFLSFCLTTSAAGRYGAISGFGLSLIKWILIVRFSTYFPGYFDGQYWLWWVFLVLGFLLFIRGFINYARIRKMADTFSTLPRTRVLFIY, encoded by the exons ATGGACGAACCGAGCGCCAGATATCAGCAG CTGCCCAACGAGGAGGACCCAGAAGAGAGACCACAGGTAGCAACTGACGCTCCACCCCCCTACAACAGCATCACAGTGGACAATGCTG CCTACTTTGACTACAAGGAAGATGGTGTTTTCCCCAAGCCTCCATCATACAACGTAGCAACGACATTACCTTCCTATGATGAAGCAGAAAGAACCAAAGCTGAAACTACTGTTCCCCTG GATGAAGACTTTGTGACCAGGGACGATTTTGAAGATGCTGATCAGCTGAGGATAGGAAATGATGGCATCTTCATGCTCACTTTTTTCA TGGCATTCCTCTTCAACTGGATCggtttcttcctgtctttctgtctgaccACCTCCGCAGCCGGTCGCTACGGGGCCATCTCAGGCTTTGGCCTCTCCCTCATCAAATGGATCCTCATAGTCCGG TTCTCCACATACTTCCCTGGTTACTTTGATGGACAGTACTGGTTGTGGTGGGTGTTTCTGGTGTTGG gcTTTTTGCTCTTCATACGAGGATTCATCAACTACGCCAGAATCCGCAAGATGGCTGACACCTTCTCCACTCTGCCCCGCACCCGAGTCCTCTTCATCTACTGA